Proteins encoded by one window of Myxococcales bacterium:
- a CDS encoding helicase has product MRKNIVVFDIETKNAFSDVGGRNNLKELGISVLGLYDYADAQYKIYEEKELTIFVERLQKSPLLVGFNSRKFDVPVLQNYVPFNLSKLPQLDIMEQLLNALGHRVSLDSVAQATLGSSKSGSGLDAIKFFREGRIEELKKYCMDDVRITKEIFEYGATHKELFYTSKFGNGKRRAVVNWSVEHPYEQTPSVQGSLF; this is encoded by the coding sequence ATGAGGAAAAACATTGTAGTATTCGACATAGAGACAAAAAACGCCTTTTCAGATGTCGGGGGGAGGAACAATCTCAAGGAGCTTGGGATATCCGTCCTTGGGCTTTACGATTATGCCGATGCTCAGTACAAAATTTACGAGGAGAAAGAGCTCACCATATTCGTGGAAAGGCTGCAGAAGTCTCCTCTTCTTGTAGGATTCAACAGCAGGAAGTTCGATGTCCCGGTGCTTCAGAACTATGTCCCTTTCAACCTTTCAAAGCTTCCGCAGCTGGACATAATGGAACAGCTTTTAAACGCCCTTGGCCACAGGGTCAGTCTTGACAGCGTGGCGCAGGCCACCCTTGGATCCAGCAAGAGCGGCAGTGGGCTCGATGCCATAAAGTTTTTCAGAGAAGGGCGCATCGAAGAGTTGAAAAAATATTGCATGGATGATGTCAGAATAACGAAGGAAATATTCGAATACGGGGCAACGCATAAAGAGCTGTTTTACACCTCTAAATTTGGGAATGGGAAGAGGAGGGCAGTCGTGAACTGGTCTGTAGAACATCCTTATGAACAAACTCCTTCGGTTCAGGGTTCCCTTTTTTAA